From a region of the Octopus sinensis linkage group LG18, ASM634580v1, whole genome shotgun sequence genome:
- the LOC115221670 gene encoding 39S ribosomal protein L17, mitochondrial, producing MLKFVVRTRPRYMSATLGFGGGPSARIERLRRTVTAVVRYERIESYYHRLDEARGYTERLLQLAIKNGPKDPKTMELADYWLLEKDLVLKLFKVLVPRYSNYTTSFTDMYKLPTVYPGKDGALGILELKGNPWPPVLPDHRSKDQYLINQLLEAAQENSGSRSSLHMEETQHFPPTDQILNENAESDSLIQNFDQINIQTTENSNK from the exons ATGTTGAAGTTTGTTGTTCGTACGCGTCCAAGGTATATGAGTGCCACTCTGGGGTTCGGTGGCGGCCCTTCAGCCCGTATAGAACGACTTCGTAGAACAGTTACTGCTGTAGTCCGATATGAACGAATAGAATCTTACTACCATCGTCTTGACGAAGCTAGAGGTTACACAGAAAGA ctACTTCAGTTGGCCATTAAAAATGGTCCCAAAGACCCTAAAACTATGGAATTGGCTGATTATTGGTTGTTG gaAAAGGACTTGGTATTAAAACTGTTTAAAGTGTTAGTCCCTCGCTATTCTAACTACACCACCAGTTTTACAGACATGTACAAACTGCCAACAGTTTATCCAGGAAAAGATGGAGCTCTTGGAATTCTAGAATTAAAAG GGAATCCATGGCCACCAGTTTTGCCTGATCACAGAAGCAAAGATCAATATCTTATTAATCAGTTATTGGAAGCAGCCCAAGAAAATTCTGGAAGTCGATCATCACTACATATGGAGGAAACTCAGCATTTTCCACCAACAGACCAAATTCTAAATGAAAATGCAGAATCAGATTCCTTGATACAAAACTttgatcaaattaatattcaaacaactgaaaattcaaataaataa